A single region of the Thunnus maccoyii chromosome 10, fThuMac1.1, whole genome shotgun sequence genome encodes:
- the LOC121905289 gene encoding uncharacterized protein LOC121905289 isoform X1, producing the protein MFMLSRTGVPQGSTSIMNTSMPSLMMDTGSQQLPNVLEDDLSKDLMNAGRFCFSCEQIFANRKFLEEHICPAASHICSCGTEFTVYEDMLEHSTTHEPGHQVLDHETIRKRRIEKRKEEEEKLKRLQSGEVVWKAPKLDNVPSVSLPMKPKLKVPITSALNPVQSAQISKVPALYPSLLPNPIPSETDMQNIFASVGAPTVDLWTLYQPVVLLKTVRKFNKKKPYTCGKCGECFMTKNSLISHSSCHVMDKVSGCIGCGLLLSSKKLVPRFHVCNSPSTATKFRLITARPLAHNEQNDASTDRSQNPSAQRSHVTSSLYLKSKNPSAASKGSLALHVPSALPLKNQNLRTFNSQGFHVTPSLQLKSQNSSTSKPYVAVSLPLKSQSPNPMALYKSSLGRPDTPSVQLKMPINSMPLSKATQTSSAPNGFTCRVCHISFETAQLLQRHKCVKAKEFMAQHVRAGKQIYRQNRVTPVAQVNGERRLGVPASGDIKKNQVMAVGLDKGQGAVPVNVKTGVDLEDDCYIVESGADKPAEMIYQVTSSVPIKT; encoded by the exons ATGTTCATGTTAAG CAGGACAGGTGTGCCACAGGGCTCCACATCAATAATGAACACATCCATGCCTAGCCTGATGATGGACACAGGAAGCCAACAGCTGCCAAATGTCCTGGAGGATGACTTAAGCAAAGACTTGATGAACGCTGGACGGTTTTGCTTCAGCTGTGAGCAGATATTTGCAAATCGGAAATTCCTGGAGGAACACATTTGTCCTGCTGCAAGTCACATCTGCTCCTGTGGAACCGAGTTTACTGTATACGAAGACATGCTGGAGCACAGTACTACACACGAACCTGGACACCAAGTGCTTGATCATGAAACAATAAGGAAGCGCAGAATTGAGAAGcgcaaagaagaagaggagaagctGAAAAGACTACAGTCAGGTGAGGTTGTCTGGAAGGCGCCAAAATTGGACAATGTGCCATCAGTTTCTTTGCCAATGAAGCCAAAGCTGAAGGTACCTATTACATCAGCTCTTAACCCCGTGCAGTCTGCGCAGATTTCAAAAGTGCCTGCGTTGTACCCATCTTTGCTCCCAAATCCTATCCCATCTGAAACAGACATGCAGAATATTTTTGCAAGTGTTGGAGCACCAACAGTGGATCTTTGGACACTTTACCAGCCAGTGGTGTTGTTGAAAACGGTGCGCAAGTTTAACAAGAAAAAGCCATACACCTGCGGTAAATGTGGGGAGTGTTTTATGACAAAGAACTCTCTCATCTCCCACAGCAGCTGTCATGTTATGGATAAAGTTTCTGGCTGTATAGGATGTGGGCTGCTGCTCTCTAGCAAGAAGTTAGTGCCTCGCTTCCATGTTTGTAACTCACCCAGCACTGCTACCAAATTCAGACTCATCACTGCGAGACCACTGGCTCACAATGAGCAAAATGATGCTAGTACAGACAGGAGTCAGAATCCGAGTGCTCAAAGGTCTCATGTTACTTCCTCCCTATACTTGAAAAGCAAGAATCCCAGTGCAGCCAGTAAAGGCAGTCTGGCGCTTCATGTCCCTTCCGCCCTGCCGTTGAAAAATCAGAATCTCAGAACATTCAATAGTCAGGGGTTTCATGTCACTCCATCCCTGCAGTTGAAGAGTCAGAATTCCAGTACATCCAAGCCTTACGTCGCTGTCTCCCTTCCTTTGAAGAGTCAGAGTCCAAATCCCATGGCACTCTATAAAAGCAGTTTGGGGCGTCCTGACACTCCCTCTGTGCAGTTGAAGATGCCCATAAACTCTATGCCACTGAGCAAAGCGACGCAGACATCCTCGGCACCAAATGGGTTCACATGTCGAGTCTGTCATATTTCTTTTGAAACTGCTCAGCTGCTTCAGAGGCACAAGTGCGTCAAAGCAAAGGAGTTTATGGCACAACATGTGCGAGCTGGTAAACAGATTTACAGACAGAACAGGGTGACACCAGTGGCTCAGGTGAATGGTGAGAGAAGACTTGGGGTCCCAGCTTCTGGTGACATAAAGAAAAACCAAGTCATGGCTGTTGGTTTGGACAAAGGGCAAGGTGCGGTTCCTGTAAACGTGAAAACAGGAGTGGATTTGGAAGATGATTGTTACATTGTTGAAAGTGGAGCAGACAAACCTGCTGAGATGATTTACCAAGTAACCTCATCTGTCCCTATTAAGACTTGA
- the LOC121905289 gene encoding uncharacterized protein LOC121905289 isoform X2, producing the protein MFMLRTGVPQGSTSIMNTSMPSLMMDTGSQQLPNVLEDDLSKDLMNAGRFCFSCEQIFANRKFLEEHICPAASHICSCGTEFTVYEDMLEHSTTHEPGHQVLDHETIRKRRIEKRKEEEEKLKRLQSGEVVWKAPKLDNVPSVSLPMKPKLKVPITSALNPVQSAQISKVPALYPSLLPNPIPSETDMQNIFASVGAPTVDLWTLYQPVVLLKTVRKFNKKKPYTCGKCGECFMTKNSLISHSSCHVMDKVSGCIGCGLLLSSKKLVPRFHVCNSPSTATKFRLITARPLAHNEQNDASTDRSQNPSAQRSHVTSSLYLKSKNPSAASKGSLALHVPSALPLKNQNLRTFNSQGFHVTPSLQLKSQNSSTSKPYVAVSLPLKSQSPNPMALYKSSLGRPDTPSVQLKMPINSMPLSKATQTSSAPNGFTCRVCHISFETAQLLQRHKCVKAKEFMAQHVRAGKQIYRQNRVTPVAQVNGERRLGVPASGDIKKNQVMAVGLDKGQGAVPVNVKTGVDLEDDCYIVESGADKPAEMIYQVTSSVPIKT; encoded by the exons ATGTTCATGTTAAG GACAGGTGTGCCACAGGGCTCCACATCAATAATGAACACATCCATGCCTAGCCTGATGATGGACACAGGAAGCCAACAGCTGCCAAATGTCCTGGAGGATGACTTAAGCAAAGACTTGATGAACGCTGGACGGTTTTGCTTCAGCTGTGAGCAGATATTTGCAAATCGGAAATTCCTGGAGGAACACATTTGTCCTGCTGCAAGTCACATCTGCTCCTGTGGAACCGAGTTTACTGTATACGAAGACATGCTGGAGCACAGTACTACACACGAACCTGGACACCAAGTGCTTGATCATGAAACAATAAGGAAGCGCAGAATTGAGAAGcgcaaagaagaagaggagaagctGAAAAGACTACAGTCAGGTGAGGTTGTCTGGAAGGCGCCAAAATTGGACAATGTGCCATCAGTTTCTTTGCCAATGAAGCCAAAGCTGAAGGTACCTATTACATCAGCTCTTAACCCCGTGCAGTCTGCGCAGATTTCAAAAGTGCCTGCGTTGTACCCATCTTTGCTCCCAAATCCTATCCCATCTGAAACAGACATGCAGAATATTTTTGCAAGTGTTGGAGCACCAACAGTGGATCTTTGGACACTTTACCAGCCAGTGGTGTTGTTGAAAACGGTGCGCAAGTTTAACAAGAAAAAGCCATACACCTGCGGTAAATGTGGGGAGTGTTTTATGACAAAGAACTCTCTCATCTCCCACAGCAGCTGTCATGTTATGGATAAAGTTTCTGGCTGTATAGGATGTGGGCTGCTGCTCTCTAGCAAGAAGTTAGTGCCTCGCTTCCATGTTTGTAACTCACCCAGCACTGCTACCAAATTCAGACTCATCACTGCGAGACCACTGGCTCACAATGAGCAAAATGATGCTAGTACAGACAGGAGTCAGAATCCGAGTGCTCAAAGGTCTCATGTTACTTCCTCCCTATACTTGAAAAGCAAGAATCCCAGTGCAGCCAGTAAAGGCAGTCTGGCGCTTCATGTCCCTTCCGCCCTGCCGTTGAAAAATCAGAATCTCAGAACATTCAATAGTCAGGGGTTTCATGTCACTCCATCCCTGCAGTTGAAGAGTCAGAATTCCAGTACATCCAAGCCTTACGTCGCTGTCTCCCTTCCTTTGAAGAGTCAGAGTCCAAATCCCATGGCACTCTATAAAAGCAGTTTGGGGCGTCCTGACACTCCCTCTGTGCAGTTGAAGATGCCCATAAACTCTATGCCACTGAGCAAAGCGACGCAGACATCCTCGGCACCAAATGGGTTCACATGTCGAGTCTGTCATATTTCTTTTGAAACTGCTCAGCTGCTTCAGAGGCACAAGTGCGTCAAAGCAAAGGAGTTTATGGCACAACATGTGCGAGCTGGTAAACAGATTTACAGACAGAACAGGGTGACACCAGTGGCTCAGGTGAATGGTGAGAGAAGACTTGGGGTCCCAGCTTCTGGTGACATAAAGAAAAACCAAGTCATGGCTGTTGGTTTGGACAAAGGGCAAGGTGCGGTTCCTGTAAACGTGAAAACAGGAGTGGATTTGGAAGATGATTGTTACATTGTTGAAAGTGGAGCAGACAAACCTGCTGAGATGATTTACCAAGTAACCTCATCTGTCCCTATTAAGACTTGA